Proteins from a genomic interval of Niabella soli DSM 19437:
- a CDS encoding ABC transporter permease produces MLKNYFKTAWRMLWKNKVVSTINIVGLSISVALCLLLFFYIRFEESFDGFHEKKDRLFRLEATQLYKSLNQQKPKEGLLKKLTAGDEANNSVTFPFVIAQELQAAFPEIKSITRMAGVETNDDAWKTVVKANDKAFKETGILDVDANFFENFSFALLKGHAATVLEGLNSIVLSKSTASKYFGSRDPIGQKVVIDNDTTQQFVVTGIVEDAPANSGIRYSMLYNIKSRPDYAERISSRFNTWSHEYILELTKGTAPAQFQQKLNSWMKQKYREEIQFDKPDKIKGYQWLLRPLQQCHYSPKGWGHYTNSRVLYLLTCLFLLILILASVNYILLTISGAMSRVREVGMRKIMGAGRPGLILQLWMETLLIVVLCIVTGLLLATLVLPVFNQLLNTHISFSLIPVKEIFIAGVILSIALSVLAGLYPAAAISATKATAVMKSGTTFKVKPRFSNPLVVVQFSICFILVIAIIVISAQMRYLSRMNLGFNKEQVLLVKNEAMGDQLKTIRGRIFNYARTQPQVVAMSGIGGDLKGAYNHNAFKLNGEQQWYSQIRVDYDYFKLLNIPLITGRAFSADIASDTIKKARACVINESFYKLLGPGNVRLGEYNETIRATIIGICKDYNFESLTKPIGPQQHVLADYYENSFMFKVRGEELSKTIEGFRKEWNSITNNYPFEFTFLDDSINEMYKADVRWQKIISVAGVFAVGIACMGLFGFSLLSALNRTKEVGIRKVLGATVMDISVLLTKKIVFLIVIGLLIAGPVSWVVMNEWLQEFAYRVHIGWWMYVLAGSAVIGLALLTVSLQTIKTAISNPVESLRAD; encoded by the coding sequence ATGCTAAAAAATTATTTTAAAACCGCCTGGCGGATGCTCTGGAAAAACAAGGTAGTCAGCACTATCAATATTGTTGGCCTTAGTATTTCGGTCGCCTTATGCCTGCTTTTGTTTTTTTATATCCGGTTTGAGGAATCCTTTGATGGGTTTCATGAGAAAAAAGACCGTTTATTCCGGCTGGAAGCTACTCAGCTTTATAAGTCCCTCAATCAACAAAAACCGAAGGAGGGGCTGTTAAAAAAATTGACTGCCGGCGACGAAGCCAATAATTCGGTCACCTTTCCCTTTGTTATTGCACAGGAATTGCAGGCTGCCTTTCCGGAGATAAAGAGCATCACCAGGATGGCTGGAGTGGAAACAAATGATGATGCCTGGAAAACGGTGGTGAAGGCCAATGATAAAGCCTTCAAGGAAACAGGTATACTGGACGTTGACGCTAACTTTTTTGAGAATTTTAGTTTCGCTCTTTTAAAAGGCCATGCTGCTACGGTGCTTGAAGGCCTTAATAGTATCGTCCTGTCAAAATCAACGGCATCAAAATATTTTGGATCACGGGATCCGATCGGGCAAAAGGTGGTGATTGATAATGATACTACCCAACAATTTGTTGTTACAGGAATAGTGGAGGATGCGCCAGCCAATTCGGGCATACGGTATAGTATGCTCTATAATATAAAATCGAGGCCTGATTACGCCGAGCGTATTAGTAGCCGGTTTAATACCTGGTCGCACGAATATATACTTGAACTAACAAAAGGAACAGCTCCGGCGCAGTTTCAGCAAAAGCTAAATAGCTGGATGAAACAAAAATACCGGGAGGAAATTCAATTTGATAAACCCGATAAAATAAAGGGATATCAGTGGCTGCTGCGGCCATTGCAACAATGTCATTACAGCCCGAAGGGGTGGGGGCATTATACCAATTCGCGGGTGCTGTACCTGCTGACCTGTTTATTCCTGCTCATCCTGATACTGGCTTCTGTAAATTATATTCTGCTGACCATATCAGGGGCTATGAGCCGGGTACGCGAAGTAGGAATGCGTAAAATAATGGGCGCCGGCAGGCCGGGGCTGATCCTTCAATTATGGATGGAAACCCTGCTGATTGTAGTGCTGTGTATCGTTACCGGGCTACTGCTTGCCACTTTGGTCTTGCCGGTGTTCAACCAGCTACTGAATACGCATATTTCATTTTCGCTCATTCCTGTTAAGGAGATTTTTATAGCAGGTGTTATCCTGTCAATCGCTTTGAGCGTTCTTGCCGGCCTGTACCCGGCTGCTGCTATTTCCGCCACAAAGGCAACGGCTGTAATGAAAAGCGGTACTACCTTTAAAGTTAAACCCCGCTTTTCAAATCCGTTGGTCGTTGTTCAGTTTTCCATCTGTTTTATCCTGGTAATCGCCATTATTGTTATCAGCGCACAAATGCGGTACCTAAGCAGGATGAACCTGGGTTTTAATAAAGAGCAGGTATTATTGGTGAAAAATGAAGCAATGGGCGATCAGCTAAAAACCATACGGGGGCGCATATTTAACTATGCACGAACGCAGCCGCAGGTGGTGGCCATGTCGGGCATTGGTGGCGATTTAAAAGGCGCGTACAATCATAATGCGTTTAAGCTAAATGGGGAACAGCAGTGGTACAGCCAGATAAGGGTGGATTATGATTATTTTAAATTATTAAATATTCCGTTGATAACGGGCCGGGCTTTTTCTGCTGACATTGCCTCAGACACCATCAAAAAAGCGAGAGCCTGTGTGATCAATGAGTCGTTTTATAAATTATTGGGCCCCGGAAATGTAAGGCTTGGCGAATATAATGAGACGATCCGGGCCACTATTATCGGCATTTGCAAGGATTATAATTTTGAAAGTCTTACCAAACCTATCGGACCCCAACAACACGTTTTGGCAGACTATTATGAAAATTCTTTTATGTTTAAAGTACGCGGAGAGGAGCTGAGCAAAACGATCGAGGGATTCCGGAAAGAATGGAATAGCATAACGAATAATTACCCGTTTGAATTTACGTTCCTCGACGATTCAATAAATGAAATGTACAAGGCTGATGTGCGCTGGCAAAAGATTATATCAGTAGCGGGTGTTTTTGCCGTCGGAATTGCCTGCATGGGGCTCTTTGGCTTTTCGTTGCTAAGCGCATTAAACAGAACAAAAGAAGTGGGCATTCGCAAAGTGCTTGGAGCTACGGTTATGGACATTTCGGTGCTGCTAACGAAAAAGATTGTTTTCCTGATTGTTATAGGGTTGCTTATTGCGGGCCCTGTATCCTGGGTAGTGATGAATGAATGGTTACAGGAATTTGCTTACCGGGTGCACATCGGTTGGTGGATGTATGTGCTTGCCGGGTCTGCAGTTATAGGTCTTGCATTACTCACTGTTAGCTTGCAAACAATTAAAACAGCAATTTCAAACCCGGTGGAAAGTTTACGGGCAGATTGA
- a CDS encoding ABC transporter permease: protein MLKNYLKTLVRTFKKNKLATAINLVGLTAAFTCAILLLLRVYHEFSFDQSYPDKERLFKVYNFRNKTEGETYSTSMAIPMQETMKAERIGVEMATVVRNTGGGIRYGNKQLDAGLQLVGPDFLNIFSFPMFAGNRQHALADPNSVVLAQPIAGRLFGSEIPVGKTVSVYIRGKWVPLKVTAVASKLPDNLSVNFDVLARVDLDPDFAAGKNNWDMAWMNVYVKLLPGVKQADVEQRLRYFSKKYLYTSGDELAQKMGLKKNAQGDYGGLRLLPVTDLHFNTEVGSDASMNKSFLYMLLLIAAVILLVACFNFVNLSIGVAFTRFKEIGIRKCLGARRRQVWTQVWSENIFLIVLSLLLGIGLSLLLIKQFNRLFGAGISASLLGDPLVLTGLVLLVLLISLVASGYPSTLLSRLKVTEILKGKLRVKTNGGLKDVLIVLQFIVAVVLMSATVVIYLQFQYLRKAPLGYESENLVSVPVALDKDVTDVADKMRRLLQNQSTVESVSASNINMGVGKDGSTNKEMFGFEYDDKHVRTAYMAADYNIIKTLGMKLSAGRDFTMDYAADTQHNVIVTESFVKKLDLKNPVGLRILHDSASPPWTIVGVIPDFHLYSLFNQIEPLTIGLEPKHAFSYLLIKVRAANLEATMNLLRDAYHKVIPGAAFMGSYVNENIDRWYRTELQLSKMFSVAAMLAIILSCMGLFGMAFIVVGQRTKEIGVRKVLGASVSNITTLVSKEFIKPVVIAIIIATPIALWALNKWLQHFTYRVTLTWWVFAAAGVAALAIAVLTVGFQAIRAAIANPVDALRNE, encoded by the coding sequence ATGCTTAAAAATTATCTGAAGACATTAGTCAGAACCTTTAAGAAGAATAAGTTGGCAACTGCCATTAACCTGGTGGGTTTAACCGCGGCTTTTACCTGCGCTATTTTGTTGTTGTTGCGCGTGTATCACGAGTTTTCTTTTGATCAGTCCTATCCTGATAAAGAGCGGCTGTTTAAGGTGTATAATTTCAGAAATAAAACAGAAGGCGAAACCTATTCAACCTCCATGGCCATCCCCATGCAGGAAACAATGAAAGCCGAAAGGATAGGGGTAGAGATGGCGACAGTCGTTCGAAATACGGGCGGCGGAATCCGGTATGGTAATAAGCAACTGGATGCAGGCCTGCAATTGGTGGGGCCAGATTTTTTAAATATTTTTTCCTTCCCGATGTTCGCAGGAAATCGCCAACATGCGCTTGCCGATCCTAATTCGGTGGTACTGGCGCAGCCGATTGCAGGGCGGCTCTTTGGATCGGAAATTCCTGTTGGGAAAACGGTTTCTGTATATATCCGTGGAAAATGGGTTCCACTGAAAGTGACGGCGGTGGCATCAAAGCTTCCCGATAATTTGTCCGTGAACTTTGACGTACTGGCCAGAGTAGATCTTGATCCGGACTTTGCCGCCGGTAAGAACAATTGGGATATGGCATGGATGAATGTGTATGTGAAATTATTACCAGGGGTGAAACAGGCTGACGTAGAACAGCGGTTGCGGTACTTTTCAAAAAAATATTTATACACTTCCGGCGATGAACTGGCGCAGAAAATGGGCTTAAAAAAGAATGCACAGGGTGATTACGGTGGTTTGCGGCTGCTGCCGGTAACAGATCTGCATTTTAATACGGAAGTAGGTTCGGATGCTTCTATGAATAAATCGTTTCTTTATATGCTGCTGCTGATCGCAGCAGTGATCCTGTTGGTCGCCTGCTTCAATTTTGTGAATTTAAGCATCGGAGTTGCTTTTACAAGATTTAAGGAGATCGGTATCCGCAAATGTCTTGGAGCCCGCAGACGCCAGGTTTGGACACAGGTATGGAGTGAGAATATCTTTTTGATTGTGCTTTCGCTTCTTCTGGGAATCGGTTTGTCGCTCCTGCTCATAAAACAATTCAACAGGCTGTTTGGTGCCGGCATCAGCGCTTCGTTACTTGGAGATCCTCTGGTACTAACGGGGCTGGTTTTGTTGGTGCTCCTGATTTCCCTTGTGGCTTCGGGGTATCCTTCAACTTTATTGAGCCGCCTAAAGGTTACTGAAATATTAAAAGGTAAGCTGCGTGTAAAAACCAACGGCGGTTTGAAGGATGTATTGATTGTTTTGCAATTTATTGTAGCCGTGGTCTTGATGAGCGCAACCGTAGTCATATACCTGCAGTTTCAGTATTTGCGCAAGGCGCCGCTTGGTTACGAATCGGAAAATTTAGTCTCGGTTCCTGTTGCTCTTGATAAAGACGTAACAGATGTTGCGGACAAAATGCGCCGGTTATTACAGAACCAAAGCACAGTAGAGAGTGTATCTGCCAGTAATATTAATATGGGAGTGGGAAAGGATGGAAGCACCAATAAAGAAATGTTTGGTTTTGAGTATGACGATAAACATGTACGTACTGCCTATATGGCCGCCGATTATAATATTATAAAAACACTGGGAATGAAACTGTCAGCCGGACGCGATTTTACTATGGACTATGCGGCCGATACACAACATAACGTAATTGTAACGGAAAGCTTTGTTAAAAAACTGGACTTGAAAAACCCTGTAGGTTTACGGATCCTTCATGACTCTGCATCGCCTCCCTGGACGATTGTGGGGGTAATCCCGGACTTTCATCTCTATTCTTTGTTTAATCAGATAGAGCCGCTGACCATCGGGCTGGAACCTAAGCATGCTTTTTCTTATTTATTGATAAAGGTGAGGGCTGCAAACCTGGAAGCTACTATGAATCTGCTGCGGGATGCTTACCATAAAGTGATCCCCGGTGCTGCGTTTATGGGATCTTATGTTAATGAAAATATTGATCGTTGGTACAGGACAGAGCTACAACTTTCGAAAATGTTTTCCGTTGCTGCAATGCTGGCGATTATATTATCCTGCATGGGGCTGTTTGGAATGGCCTTTATAGTAGTGGGGCAGCGCACTAAAGAGATCGGCGTGCGTAAAGTATTGGGCGCTTCTGTAAGCAACATTACCACACTGGTGAGCAAAGAATTCATTAAACCTGTCGTTATAGCTATTATCATCGCAACGCCAATTGCTTTATGGGCATTGAACAAGTGGCTGCAGCATTTTACCTACCGGGTAACGCTTACCTGGTGGGTATTTGCGGCGGCTGGTGTGGCGGCACTCGCCATCGCAGTGCTGACGGTAGGCTTCCAAGCAATAAGGGCGGCGATAGCAAACCCGGTTGATGCATTGCGAAACGAGTAA
- a CDS encoding ABC transporter permease — translation MLKNHIKIAWRNIRKHSLYSAVNIIGLFAGILFFFLIGAYVWSELQVNQQLKQEKNQYILTSEWKDPNMGYDLATLGPLAKRLKQDYPGLVKNYYRYDGISAIVSKGDKHLKEIVQLGDSTLLTMYGFKTLYGNPATALDQPFSVVITDAIAKKYFGKTDVVGEMVALRSYDGAIHDFKITAVLDAIPENTVTALTPDYPGSIFVPTANYTYFGRNDLDNWNNIQIASYIELQEGVKPGDLTAPIKQLLKQNTSSAVQANLTVRPVALGVYHLLRNNAAVEKMLYTLSFVALFILIMAVINFVNIAISSAGTRMREIGVRKVIGGLRAQLVLQFLSESVILVALATVLAIAAYPVAKTVFSEIVGKPLPLLSAFPVCFVLIPVWLILLIGLLAGIYPAIRLSSVNTVTAMKGMLRSVGESVLLRKGLLGFQFTVALVVLVTTVIISRQVAYFFGGSLGYNKEYMVAAQVPRDWTKSGVDKMIAIRDQFARIPEVKDVSLSYEIPNGNNVGIVPVFKSGEDSTRARTFQLLSTDEKYLGSYGLSLKSGLFFDGHKRDSGRVVLNETGAAALGYKNAEDAIGKQIRVPGDPTVFTVKGIIKDFHFDGMWAKIAPVMFFNIDFNPRYRFLSFRLKPGNIQASLKTIQKKWAALIPEASFEYHFMDESLKIIYAKELQLQKAAYTATVLTMVIVLLGIFSMVSLSIQQRVKEIGVRRVLGASVGNIINLFSKDFIAVLLIAIVVALPVGYIIMKSWLRNYAYHISLSVGPFAIAAACIALVTFLLIGLQTIKAALSNPVNSLRNE, via the coding sequence ATGCTAAAAAATCATATAAAGATTGCCTGGCGGAATATCCGGAAACATTCGTTATACAGTGCTGTCAATATTATTGGCTTATTTGCAGGTATCCTGTTCTTCTTTTTGATCGGCGCCTATGTGTGGAGCGAACTGCAGGTAAATCAGCAATTAAAGCAGGAGAAAAATCAATATATCTTAACCAGCGAATGGAAAGACCCGAACATGGGATATGACCTGGCAACATTAGGTCCCTTAGCTAAGCGACTAAAACAGGATTACCCGGGGCTGGTAAAGAATTATTACCGGTATGACGGCATTTCGGCAATTGTATCTAAGGGGGATAAACATTTAAAGGAAATTGTTCAGTTAGGCGACAGCACCTTGTTGACGATGTATGGTTTTAAAACATTGTATGGAAACCCCGCTACTGCACTGGATCAGCCATTTTCTGTAGTGATTACGGACGCCATCGCAAAGAAGTATTTTGGTAAAACGGATGTCGTCGGGGAAATGGTTGCTTTAAGAAGCTATGACGGCGCTATTCATGATTTTAAAATAACAGCGGTACTGGATGCCATTCCCGAAAATACGGTTACGGCTCTAACGCCAGATTATCCGGGTAGTATTTTTGTGCCAACCGCCAACTATACCTATTTTGGCCGAAATGATCTGGATAATTGGAATAATATACAGATCGCTTCTTATATTGAATTGCAGGAGGGCGTAAAACCGGGTGATTTAACCGCCCCTATAAAACAATTGCTCAAACAAAACACGTCCTCTGCTGTTCAGGCCAATTTGACGGTGAGACCTGTTGCGCTTGGCGTATATCATCTTTTGAGAAATAATGCAGCAGTCGAGAAAATGCTGTATACTTTATCGTTTGTGGCATTGTTTATTCTCATTATGGCTGTGATCAACTTTGTGAATATAGCCATCAGCAGTGCCGGCACAAGGATGCGGGAAATCGGGGTGCGTAAGGTAATCGGCGGTCTACGCGCGCAACTGGTGTTGCAATTTCTTTCTGAATCGGTCATACTGGTGGCTCTTGCAACCGTTCTGGCAATTGCTGCGTATCCTGTTGCTAAAACTGTATTCTCGGAAATAGTGGGCAAGCCCTTGCCGCTCTTGAGTGCTTTTCCCGTTTGTTTTGTTTTGATCCCGGTATGGCTTATTTTATTGATCGGCCTGCTGGCCGGTATTTACCCGGCTATCCGGTTGTCATCAGTAAATACCGTAACTGCCATGAAAGGAATGCTGCGGTCAGTTGGCGAGAGTGTGTTGTTGCGGAAAGGCCTGCTAGGATTCCAGTTTACAGTGGCCTTAGTGGTACTGGTTACAACGGTAATCATATCCCGGCAGGTGGCTTATTTTTTTGGGGGCAGCCTGGGGTATAACAAAGAATATATGGTAGCTGCACAGGTGCCGAGAGACTGGACCAAGTCGGGGGTAGATAAAATGATTGCGATCAGAGATCAATTTGCCCGGATCCCTGAAGTAAAGGATGTGTCGTTGTCCTATGAGATCCCTAATGGCAATAATGTAGGGATTGTCCCTGTTTTCAAATCGGGGGAAGACTCCACACGGGCGCGCACTTTTCAATTGTTATCAACGGATGAAAAATACCTGGGTAGTTATGGTCTTTCTTTAAAGAGCGGCCTTTTTTTTGATGGGCATAAAAGAGACTCCGGACGGGTGGTGCTTAATGAGACAGGAGCCGCGGCACTAGGCTATAAAAACGCGGAAGATGCCATTGGTAAACAGATCAGAGTGCCAGGCGATCCCACGGTATTTACGGTTAAAGGAATTATAAAGGATTTTCATTTTGACGGCATGTGGGCAAAGATTGCGCCTGTAATGTTCTTTAATATAGATTTCAATCCAAGGTATCGTTTTCTGTCTTTCAGATTAAAACCGGGAAATATACAGGCGTCATTGAAGACTATTCAAAAAAAATGGGCGGCTTTAATTCCTGAAGCCTCTTTTGAATATCATTTTATGGATGAATCATTAAAAATCATTTATGCAAAAGAGCTGCAACTGCAAAAGGCGGCTTATACAGCTACTGTGTTAACGATGGTTATTGTATTACTGGGAATTTTCAGCATGGTTTCTCTTAGCATTCAGCAACGGGTGAAAGAGATAGGCGTACGGAGGGTGTTAGGAGCTTCCGTCGGTAATATCATCAATTTGTTCAGTAAAGACTTTATTGCTGTTCTATTGATCGCAATAGTTGTTGCGTTGCCGGTAGGGTATATTATTATGAAAAGCTGGTTGCGCAATTATGCGTATCATATATCGCTTTCTGTCGGGCCCTTTGCCATAGCCGCTGCGTGTATTGCACTAGTTACTTTTTTATTGATAGGCCTGCAGACCATTAAAGCGGCTTTGTCGAATCCGGTAAATAGTTTAAGGAACGAGTAA
- a CDS encoding ABC transporter permease produces MLKNYFKTAWRQLLHNKIFSIVNIAGLALSLTAFWLIALFVADELSFDRYHEKADRIYRVVSHGKWAGGGFDITGTSGALAQSLKKDFPEVAETVRLNAEGGGIITYGQKQLKADSILFADNSFFSVFSYHFIEGDPLTALSKPRCIVLTQSLAEKLFGTAGQAINKTLYFQNNFPNLVTGIIRDVPGNSHFAFSGIRSFDDNYTTDPGNLSIFTYLLLKPGANAGNLIKKLPAFVARNFPDSITNIKYSLELQPLTAIHLHSNLSYELGNNRSVRFIYVIVVIALLILAIALVNYVNITTARASVRLKEVAVRKIIGASKTNLLKLFLTESLAITVLAAALSFLLAVLLLPWFNKLTGKNLELWQFGSVITMICLAVGTLLLGLLGGLYPSLLLSAFKIIPSLKNQLGSRKGQLFFGKALVVFQFSVTVVLIALSLLVYRQLRYMTQMDLGFNKSQVLTFHIDNKATREKIDLLKNRLEQSRYIKAVAVAGNPIGNNDIGMLDYSPENNGVINPKASNLGYGLQVDASFIPALQMKVVAGRNFTEGIATDSQSVLVNEALVKKAGWSDPIGKRIQAAGPEPKKVIGVVRDFHLYSVQHKIEPMVLMLPRKNEDKDNVYARVDPAHASEAVRYIEQTFKHMDPDALFEYHFLDDNFARQYITEQRQGKMLLGFTALAIIIASLGLFALITFTAEQRVKEIGIRKVLGATVGNVTGLLSFSLLKLVLVALIIAFPVAFFLMHKWLEDFAYRTTVSWWLFGIAGLLALVIAIATISFQAIKAATANPVRSLRSE; encoded by the coding sequence ATGCTCAAAAATTATTTTAAAACCGCGTGGCGCCAGTTATTGCACAATAAGATCTTCTCGATCGTGAATATTGCAGGCCTGGCATTAAGCCTTACCGCCTTTTGGTTGATCGCCTTATTTGTGGCGGATGAACTGAGCTTCGACAGATATCATGAAAAAGCAGATCGTATTTACCGGGTTGTATCCCATGGGAAATGGGCTGGCGGCGGCTTTGACATCACCGGTACATCCGGCGCCCTGGCACAATCGTTAAAAAAAGATTTTCCCGAAGTAGCGGAAACCGTTCGGTTAAATGCGGAAGGCGGAGGGATCATAACCTACGGACAAAAGCAACTGAAGGCGGATTCAATACTGTTTGCCGATAATAGTTTCTTTTCCGTTTTTTCTTATCATTTTATTGAGGGCGACCCTTTGACGGCCTTGTCAAAACCGCGTTGCATAGTGCTTACCCAATCACTGGCTGAAAAGCTTTTTGGCACGGCGGGCCAGGCAATCAACAAAACCTTATATTTTCAGAATAATTTCCCCAACCTCGTTACCGGCATCATTCGGGATGTGCCCGGAAATTCTCATTTTGCTTTTTCCGGGATCCGATCCTTTGATGATAACTATACAACCGACCCGGGCAACCTGAGCATCTTTACTTATCTGTTGCTAAAGCCGGGGGCAAATGCCGGTAATTTAATTAAAAAGCTTCCGGCTTTTGTGGCCCGGAACTTTCCGGATTCCATTACGAATATCAAATATTCGCTGGAACTGCAGCCGTTAACGGCGATTCACCTGCACTCTAACCTGAGTTATGAATTAGGCAATAACCGGAGCGTCCGGTTCATTTACGTAATAGTGGTCATTGCACTGTTGATCCTGGCTATTGCATTGGTCAACTATGTAAATATTACCACGGCAAGAGCTTCTGTACGTTTGAAGGAAGTAGCGGTGCGCAAGATCATAGGCGCCTCCAAAACAAATTTGCTGAAATTATTTTTGACAGAATCCCTTGCCATAACAGTGTTGGCAGCAGCTCTTAGTTTTTTATTGGCAGTGTTGCTGTTGCCCTGGTTTAATAAACTTACGGGGAAAAACCTTGAGCTGTGGCAATTTGGAAGCGTTATAACAATGATCTGTTTAGCGGTAGGCACTTTGTTGCTGGGCTTGTTGGGGGGGCTGTATCCATCCCTGTTGTTATCGGCTTTTAAAATTATTCCATCGTTAAAGAACCAATTGGGCAGTCGGAAGGGGCAGTTGTTTTTTGGGAAAGCGCTCGTGGTTTTCCAGTTTAGTGTTACGGTTGTATTGATTGCGTTGTCCCTGTTGGTATACCGGCAACTGCGTTATATGACGCAAATGGATCTGGGCTTCAATAAAAGCCAGGTACTTACTTTTCATATTGATAATAAAGCCACCCGGGAAAAAATAGATCTCCTGAAAAACAGGTTGGAACAGAGTCGTTATATAAAAGCGGTGGCGGTAGCTGGAAATCCCATAGGCAATAATGATATTGGTATGCTCGACTACAGTCCCGAAAATAATGGGGTTATCAATCCAAAAGCTTCTAACCTCGGGTACGGGTTGCAGGTTGACGCATCCTTTATTCCTGCCTTACAAATGAAGGTGGTTGCCGGTCGAAATTTTACAGAAGGCATAGCTACCGATAGTCAGTCGGTGCTGGTGAACGAGGCGCTGGTGAAAAAAGCCGGCTGGTCTGATCCTATAGGAAAGCGGATACAAGCTGCCGGGCCGGAACCCAAAAAAGTAATCGGCGTGGTGAGGGATTTTCACCTGTATTCGGTGCAACATAAGATTGAGCCGATGGTGTTGATGCTTCCACGAAAAAATGAGGATAAGGATAATGTGTATGCAAGAGTGGACCCGGCACATGCTTCGGAAGCGGTACGGTATATTGAGCAGACATTTAAGCACATGGATCCGGACGCTTTGTTTGAGTATCATTTCCTGGACGATAATTTTGCCCGGCAATATATAACAGAGCAAAGGCAGGGAAAGATGCTGTTGGGGTTCACCGCTCTTGCTATTATTATTGCTTCGCTCGGGCTTTTTGCATTGATCACTTTTACAGCCGAACAACGGGTGAAAGAGATCGGCATCCGGAAAGTATTGGGCGCCACTGTGGGGAATGTAACGGGGCTATTGTCCTTTTCTCTATTAAAGTTGGTTTTGGTTGCGTTGATTATTGCTTTCCCGGTTGCTTTTTTCCTGATGCATAAATGGCTCGAAGATTTTGCATACCGGACAACGGTCAGTTGGTGGTTGTTTGGGATCGCCGGCTTGCTGGCATTGGTTATAGCTATTGCCACCATTAGCTTCCAGGCGATCAAAGCGGCAACTGCCAACCCGGTAAGATCGTTGCGGAGCGAGTAG